A single window of Xiphophorus hellerii strain 12219 chromosome 12, Xiphophorus_hellerii-4.1, whole genome shotgun sequence DNA harbors:
- the gins4 gene encoding DNA replication complex GINS protein SLD5, which yields MSDALTEDGSDINQDDSQEDVMTPAELIDKLEQAWLNEKFSPELLENRSEVVECVMEQLTHMEANLQRVKKGDAKAGFHRMEIDRIRYVLSSYLRSRLQKIEKYFPHVLEREKSLVEGQPSLLSPEEFAFAKEYYANTETYLKAVALKRMPPNLQAVDMLKAVPEPSLDSFVFLRVKERQENILIEPETDEQRDFVVDLEEGSQHLMRYRIVAPLVSSGAVQLI from the exons ATGTCGGACGCGTTGACGGAGGACGGCAGCGACATCAACCAAGATGACAGCCAGGAGGACGTCATGACTCCGGCGGAGCTGATCGATAAGCTAGAACAG GCCTGGCTGAATGAGAAGTTTTCCCCGGAGCTGCTGGAGAACAGGTCAGAGGTGGTGGAGTGTGTGATGGAGCAGCTGACTCATATG GAAGCTAACCTGCAGCGAGTGAAGAAGGGCGACGCCAAGGCCGGCTTCCATCGGATGGAGATAGACAGGATCCGCTACGTCCTGAGCAGCTACCTGCGATCCCGCCTTCAGAAG ATTGAGAAGTACTTCCCCCACGTCCTGGAGAGAGAAAAGTCTCTAGTCGAGGGTCAGCCGTCTCTGCTTTCTCCGGAGGAGTTTGCCTTTGCCAAAGA GTATTATGCCAACACAGAAACCTACCTGAAGGCTGTAGCCCTGAAACGCATGCCTCCAAACCTGCAGGCTGTGGACATGCTCAAAGCAG TGCCGGAGCCCTCCCTGGACTCTTTTGTGTTTCTGCGGGTGAAGGAGCGGCAAGAAAATATTCTGATCGAGCCTGAAACGGATGAACAGAG AGACTTTGTTGTGGATCTTGAAGAGGGCTCGCAGCACCTGATGCGGTATCGCATTGTAGCGCCTCTGGTCTCAAGTGGAGCTGTGCAGTTAATTTGA
- the arid5a gene encoding AT-rich interactive domain-containing protein 5A isoform X1 produces MAEEDQSEASQQTAGSDEDKARAKQASPCVIEIHDSTTECEEETGPSKVPMEEKAFVASLHCFMKDKGTPIERIPHLGFKQIDLWMIYKAVEKLGGYESVTTGRLWKKVYDELGGSPGSTSAATCTRRHYERLVLPFERHIKGEDDKPLPPSKPRKPYKRNQESKVNKIDGKRKRSSSEREMDSELPQRSQDVVRQGESMMSPHFALWPSSSDRRHPERSQPSRTAEDFCPPVNGHILQAPNNWIPHLPSVTGEVISPLEKKKRMAQASLSVPLSSQREDKERPSVIHCSQSPARASSSRNCNSSEGSPLPLSSSSSRSSSPLSVSSEESPAGSGDKPRPSSTSAENCSMAAKLQEDNKPVSCGQTPTSTSAQKKDTPLVSSQMLTTDSVKSQRKDSACNLYHKVPSKYFVNPFHSSPSFSHPTSSFTKVTPKSVQLVRPSPVRPGYKLLHSRFLQTDNSLPFPKKLGGVTPWCSTEKRDRSRMMQQKGPPSQQGLSQSATPLPASCVLSNYDKSARDSRQPQPLHPALLPHRMRFPHSQLMYHSMPVGPSHSALIGPAVYPFPYSIPLLSPQVGYPLPAMSSVYPHKL; encoded by the exons ATGG cAGAAGAGGACCAGAGCGAGGCATCACAACAAACAGCTGGGAGCGATGAAGACAAGGCGAGAGCGAAACAG GCTTCTCCCTGCGTTATTGAAATTCACGACTCTACGACTGAATGCGAGGAAGAAACGGGGCCCAGTAAGGTGCCGATGGAGGAGAAAGCATTTGTAGCAAGTTTGCACTGTTTTATGAAAGATAAGGGCACACCCATAGAAAGGATTCCCCATCTTGGCTTTAAACAGA ttgATCTCTGGATGATCTACAAAGCTGTTGAGAAACTCGGGGGATATGAATCA GTGACAACTGGACGCCTTTGGAAGAAAGTCTACGATGAGCTTGGAGGAAGCCCAGGTAGCACCAGTGCTGCTACTTGCACTCGGAGACACTACGAGAG GTTGGTGCTGCCGTTTGAGAGACACATAAAAGGGGAGGACGACAAACCTCTACCTCCGAGCAAACCACGGAAGCCATACAAGAGGAACCAGGAGAGTAAAGTGAACAAGATTGAcggaaagaggaagaggagtagTTCTGAGAGAGAAATGGATTCTGAG TTACCCCAAAGAAGCCAAGATGTGGTGCGCCAAGGTGAATCAATGATGAGTCCTCACTTCGCCCTCTGGCCTTCCAGCTCTGACAGACGCCACCCGGAGCGATCTCAACCTAGCAGAACCGCTGAAGATTTCTGCCCCCCTGTAAACGGCCACATCCTGCAGGCTCCTAACAACTGGATTCCTCATCTTCCCTCTGTAACTGGAGAGGTCATCTCTCCTCTGGAGAAGAAGAAGCGAATGGCTCAGGCCAGCCTCAGTGTGCCGCTGAGCTCCCAGAGAGAGGATAAGGAGAGGCCTTCGGTCATCCACTGCTCCCAGTCTCCAGCCAGGGCTTCTTCCAGCAGGAACTGCAATTCCTCTGAAGGCTCTCCGTTGCCCttatcctcctcctcttcgcgCAGTTCTTCCCCCCTTTCCGTTTCTTCAGAAGAATCTCCAGCAGGGAGTGGGGACAAACCCAGACCCAGTTCAACGTCGGCCGAGAACTGTTCGATGGCGGCCAAATTGCAAGAGGACAACAAACCCGTGAGCTGTGGTCAGACGCCTACAAGCACGTCAGCGCAGAAGAAAGACACGCCTCTTGTCAGCTCCCAAATGCTGACTACTGACTCTGtaaaaagccaaagaaaagaCTCAGCCTGCAACCTTTACCACAAAGTACCcagcaaatattttgtaaaCCCTTTCCACTCATCGCCTTCCTTCTCGCATCCTACCTCTAGCTTCACCAAAGTCACTCCCAAGTCCGTGCAGCTGGTGCGGCCTTCTCCCGTTCGGCCAGGTTACAAACTTCTCCACAGCAGGTTCCTCCAGACGGACAACTCTCTGCCTTTCCCCAAGAAGCTGGGTGGCGTGACCCCGTGGTGCTCGACAGAGAAGAGGGACAGGTCAAGAATGATGCAGCAGAAAGGTCCTCCTAGTCAGCAGGGTTTGTCGCAGTCCGCCACCCCCCTGCCGGCGTCGTGCGTCCTGTCCAATTACGACAAATCGGCGAGAGACTCCCGGCAACCTCAGCCGTTACACCCGGCACTCCTTCCCCACAGAATGAGATTCCCTCACTCCCAGCTAATGTACCATTCTATGCCAGTCGGTCCAAGTCACTCGGCTCTCATTGGTCCGGCCGTTTACCCGTTCCCTTACTCCATTCCTCTGCTAAGTCCACAAGTCGGATACCCGCTACCTGCCATGAGTTCAGTTTATCCTCACAAGCTTTGA
- the phyhip gene encoding phytanoyl-CoA hydroxylase-interacting protein — MTEMDAPLATPCNIQICEVTCDSFRIMWDMPPEDTARATHFFIDLSRRENRDPNRFKHRDVPTKLVAKAVPLPMAVRGHWFLSPRTEYCVAVQTAVRQSDGDYLVSEWSPVVEFCTGDYAMEHLQQLLDKASGPAGRLLRFSVFYRNQHPEYFDYVRRECGGLMRPALKDTSGSHGSPINGKLQGVFFSCNTEFDTGLPPKDSPYGPLRFQIPAGVLLNPNICLYFADFYCMYTAYHYVVLVLAPVGTEGDNFCRTRLPRLDLASNPFLTYTAPQRQGEEPVYCHASDVILEVLFTEPVHVDQGSVEQISGHHQLMSLTTANAKKDPSCKVCNISVGR; from the exons ATGACAGAAATGGACGCCCCTCTCGCCACTCCGTGCAACATCCAGATCTGTGAGGTGACCTGTGACTCTTTCCGCATCATGTGGGATATGCCTCCAGAGGACACAGCGAGAGCGACGCATTTCTTCATCGACCTGAGCCGCAGAGAGAACAGGGATCCGAACCGCTTCAAACACAGG GATGTCCCAACCAAGCTGGTGGCCAAGGCTGTCCCACTGCCCATGGCGGTGAGAGGACACTGGTTCCTCAGCCCGCGGACAGAGTACTGCGTCGCCGTCCAAACAGCCGTCAGGCAGTCGGACGGCGACTACCTAGTGTCAGAGTGGAGTCCGGTGGTGGAGTTCTGCACTGGAG ACTATGCAATGGAACACCTTCAGCAGCTCCTTGACAAGGCCAGTGGTCCTGCAGGACGATTGCTGAGATTCTCTGTGTTCTATCGCAACCAGCACCCAGAATACTTTGACTATGTCAG GAGGGAATGTGGGGGACTGATGCGTCCGGCCCTGAAAGACACCAGCGGTAGTCATGGATCTCCGATCAACGGCAAACTCCAAGgagtcttcttcagctgcaacACAGAGTTTGACACGGGGCTCCCTCCCAAAGACTCTCCGTACGGCCCCCTCAGATTCCAGATTCCAGCCGGAGTCCTGCTGAACCCAAACATCTGCCTGTACTTTGCAGACTTTTACTGCATGTACACGGCATATCATTACGTGGTGCTGGTGCTTGCGCCTGTTGGCACAGAGGGAGACAACTTCTGTCGCACCCGCCTGCCGAGGCTGGACTTGGCCTCCAACCCCTTTCTGACCTACACTGCCCCCCAGAGGCAGGGGGAGGAGCCTGTGTACTGCCACGCCAGTGACGTGATCCTGGAGGTGCTTTTCACGGAGCCGGTTCACGTGGATCAGGGCAGTGTGGAGCAGATCAGTGGGCACCACCAGCTTATGAGTCTGACCACAGCAAATGCCAAGAAAGATCCAAGCTGCAAAGTGTGCAACATCAGCGTGGGGCGCTGA
- the arid5a gene encoding AT-rich interactive domain-containing protein 5A isoform X2 has translation MEEDQSEASQQTAGSDEDKARAKQASPCVIEIHDSTTECEEETGPSKVPMEEKAFVASLHCFMKDKGTPIERIPHLGFKQIDLWMIYKAVEKLGGYESVTTGRLWKKVYDELGGSPGSTSAATCTRRHYERLVLPFERHIKGEDDKPLPPSKPRKPYKRNQESKVNKIDGKRKRSSSEREMDSELPQRSQDVVRQGESMMSPHFALWPSSSDRRHPERSQPSRTAEDFCPPVNGHILQAPNNWIPHLPSVTGEVISPLEKKKRMAQASLSVPLSSQREDKERPSVIHCSQSPARASSSRNCNSSEGSPLPLSSSSSRSSSPLSVSSEESPAGSGDKPRPSSTSAENCSMAAKLQEDNKPVSCGQTPTSTSAQKKDTPLVSSQMLTTDSVKSQRKDSACNLYHKVPSKYFVNPFHSSPSFSHPTSSFTKVTPKSVQLVRPSPVRPGYKLLHSRFLQTDNSLPFPKKLGGVTPWCSTEKRDRSRMMQQKGPPSQQGLSQSATPLPASCVLSNYDKSARDSRQPQPLHPALLPHRMRFPHSQLMYHSMPVGPSHSALIGPAVYPFPYSIPLLSPQVGYPLPAMSSVYPHKL, from the exons ATGG AAGAGGACCAGAGCGAGGCATCACAACAAACAGCTGGGAGCGATGAAGACAAGGCGAGAGCGAAACAG GCTTCTCCCTGCGTTATTGAAATTCACGACTCTACGACTGAATGCGAGGAAGAAACGGGGCCCAGTAAGGTGCCGATGGAGGAGAAAGCATTTGTAGCAAGTTTGCACTGTTTTATGAAAGATAAGGGCACACCCATAGAAAGGATTCCCCATCTTGGCTTTAAACAGA ttgATCTCTGGATGATCTACAAAGCTGTTGAGAAACTCGGGGGATATGAATCA GTGACAACTGGACGCCTTTGGAAGAAAGTCTACGATGAGCTTGGAGGAAGCCCAGGTAGCACCAGTGCTGCTACTTGCACTCGGAGACACTACGAGAG GTTGGTGCTGCCGTTTGAGAGACACATAAAAGGGGAGGACGACAAACCTCTACCTCCGAGCAAACCACGGAAGCCATACAAGAGGAACCAGGAGAGTAAAGTGAACAAGATTGAcggaaagaggaagaggagtagTTCTGAGAGAGAAATGGATTCTGAG TTACCCCAAAGAAGCCAAGATGTGGTGCGCCAAGGTGAATCAATGATGAGTCCTCACTTCGCCCTCTGGCCTTCCAGCTCTGACAGACGCCACCCGGAGCGATCTCAACCTAGCAGAACCGCTGAAGATTTCTGCCCCCCTGTAAACGGCCACATCCTGCAGGCTCCTAACAACTGGATTCCTCATCTTCCCTCTGTAACTGGAGAGGTCATCTCTCCTCTGGAGAAGAAGAAGCGAATGGCTCAGGCCAGCCTCAGTGTGCCGCTGAGCTCCCAGAGAGAGGATAAGGAGAGGCCTTCGGTCATCCACTGCTCCCAGTCTCCAGCCAGGGCTTCTTCCAGCAGGAACTGCAATTCCTCTGAAGGCTCTCCGTTGCCCttatcctcctcctcttcgcgCAGTTCTTCCCCCCTTTCCGTTTCTTCAGAAGAATCTCCAGCAGGGAGTGGGGACAAACCCAGACCCAGTTCAACGTCGGCCGAGAACTGTTCGATGGCGGCCAAATTGCAAGAGGACAACAAACCCGTGAGCTGTGGTCAGACGCCTACAAGCACGTCAGCGCAGAAGAAAGACACGCCTCTTGTCAGCTCCCAAATGCTGACTACTGACTCTGtaaaaagccaaagaaaagaCTCAGCCTGCAACCTTTACCACAAAGTACCcagcaaatattttgtaaaCCCTTTCCACTCATCGCCTTCCTTCTCGCATCCTACCTCTAGCTTCACCAAAGTCACTCCCAAGTCCGTGCAGCTGGTGCGGCCTTCTCCCGTTCGGCCAGGTTACAAACTTCTCCACAGCAGGTTCCTCCAGACGGACAACTCTCTGCCTTTCCCCAAGAAGCTGGGTGGCGTGACCCCGTGGTGCTCGACAGAGAAGAGGGACAGGTCAAGAATGATGCAGCAGAAAGGTCCTCCTAGTCAGCAGGGTTTGTCGCAGTCCGCCACCCCCCTGCCGGCGTCGTGCGTCCTGTCCAATTACGACAAATCGGCGAGAGACTCCCGGCAACCTCAGCCGTTACACCCGGCACTCCTTCCCCACAGAATGAGATTCCCTCACTCCCAGCTAATGTACCATTCTATGCCAGTCGGTCCAAGTCACTCGGCTCTCATTGGTCCGGCCGTTTACCCGTTCCCTTACTCCATTCCTCTGCTAAGTCCACAAGTCGGATACCCGCTACCTGCCATGAGTTCAGTTTATCCTCACAAGCTTTGA
- the ppp1r3c2b gene encoding protein phosphatase 1 regulatory subunit 3C-B-like produces MEMSSPAVLPMVGLGSMAHSAGLVEIAVRLCLNQREHLCPHVWVPILKPQRPCIRPPATDQLPVYVANHPSHPFSPFLSDLEDDDDGDILIPVKNRRVVFADKLGFSLTAVRVFSHEEDQRDLGPLPSLQGLGSMTGDGYSCTVSTCCPGTQLKLGFPQPSLDFQSFRAKLAESMVTLESCAVTEQALQGSARVRNLSFQKDVRVRITFDSWYSYRDVPCTFLQKRFGGPQTDIFEFDIAIPKVLDAKRKIEFCLMYLPAGHSEPFWDNNNGQNYSILVCVNSHLCHGKSERA; encoded by the exons ATGGAGATGTCCAGTCCAGC TGTTCTGCCGATGGTTGGCCTGGGCTCCATGGCTCACTCGGCGGGACTTGTGGAGATTGCAGTGCGACTGTGCTTGAACCAGCGTGAACACTTGTGTCCCCACGTGTGGGTTCCCATCCTGAAGCCTCAGCGGCCCTGCATTCGACCCCCGGCAACAGATCAGCTCCCCGTCTACGTCGCCAACCATCCGAGTCACCCCTTCTCACCTTTCTTGAGTGACCtggaagatgatgatgatggcgaCATTTTGATACCTGTCAAGAACAGACGTGTAGTATTTGCAGACAAGCTGGGTTTCTCCCTGACTGCCGTGCGTGTGTTTTCCCACGAGGAGGATCAGCGTGACCTCGGCCCACTGCCCTCCCTGCAGGGTTTGGGGAGCATGACGGGGGACGGATACAGCTGCACCGTCAGCACCTGCTGCCCGGGGACGCAGCTCAAGCTGGGCTTCCCCCAGCCCTCGCTGGACTTCCAGTCCTTCCGAGCCAAGCTCGCCGAGAGCATGGTCACCCTGGAAAGCTGCGCCGTCACCGAACAGGCCCTGCAAGGCAGCGCGCGAGTCAGAAACCTCAGCTTCCAGAAGGACGTGCGCGTGCGCATCACCTTTGACTCCTGGTACAGCTACAGGGACGTCCCCTGCACGTTCCTGCAGAAACGCTTCGGAGGACCCCAGACCGACATCTTTGAATTCGATATAGCGATTCCTAAAGTGTTGGACGCCAAGAGGAAGATAGAGTTTTGCCTAATGTATCTGCCCGCAGGGCACAGTGAGCCATTTTGGGACAACAACAACGGGCAGAACTACAGCATTTTGGTGTGTGTGAATTCACATCTCTGCCATGGGAAAAGTGAAAGGGCATGA